A genomic segment from Actinoplanes sichuanensis encodes:
- a CDS encoding HEAT repeat domain-containing protein: MGLGKARRIAGRAHRGQTFGDGLFTDHLERVAGHVAAAGGSATQVQAAWLYAVPRRGVTSTELYRAGVPAAVVRLVETVQQGPADWPETFTERLLRDPAAALIRYAVLTENGDDHPHLFGRQHLRLAESLGLAAPPSAPAPPAPDALATPPSASVPVPVPMPDALATPPSASVPVPDALAAPPTAPVPGALAPGEHLGPFARGRQQRADAQAAAELLAAYRAEVAGPARTCCLTAVRGSIYALASKPDTSALEPIRRMSEQWWDAADDWERSVAVVARAAARNPADRALLLSRVDLADPNVATAAISGLAGPGDDAEISLLRQVVSGIEPRLRWTRREAVRRLRAIGGPAAEAALRDRPLDPVDPPWRDDRGWLAANRDRALPLLLEQVTEQLWWHEGPFALGELRAVEAVPTLSRMAQAGSAQISSIEALGKIGSRDAVPTLIDLAGHTDPEVRDHALRALDRIGGPEVTAVAVTACDDPDPVVRDRAARVLARHGDERAVTALIRLCDTVHVGRAAAALGRIGDPRAVPTLWQVFRTSPGRRARHAAGRSLAAIDGPKQYLYLAGSDVHVRRAYFWLLGRKPDWKPQKELLEALTDSDPITRVNAIGALARLGDRAAAEPVRELRDDPDPRVRAAAGAASHQLRRHFGIC; encoded by the coding sequence ATGGGACTCGGGAAGGCACGCCGGATCGCGGGCCGGGCACATCGTGGGCAGACCTTCGGCGACGGGCTCTTCACCGATCATCTGGAGCGGGTTGCCGGGCACGTCGCGGCGGCCGGGGGCAGCGCCACGCAGGTGCAGGCGGCCTGGCTGTATGCGGTGCCACGGCGCGGGGTCACCTCGACCGAGCTGTACCGGGCCGGTGTGCCGGCGGCGGTGGTCCGGCTCGTCGAGACCGTTCAGCAGGGGCCGGCCGACTGGCCGGAGACGTTCACCGAACGACTTCTCCGTGACCCGGCGGCGGCCCTGATCCGGTATGCGGTGCTCACCGAGAACGGCGATGACCACCCGCACCTGTTCGGCCGGCAGCACCTACGCCTCGCCGAGTCGTTGGGCCTGGCCGCCCCGCCGTCGGCGCCCGCTCCGCCCGCGCCGGACGCCCTCGCCACCCCGCCGTCGGCGTCCGTGCCCGTGCCGGTGCCGATGCCGGACGCCCTCGCCACCCCGCCGTCGGCGTCCGTGCCGGTGCCGGACGCCCTCGCCGCCCCGCCGACGGCGCCCGTGCCGGGCGCCCTCGCCCCGGGCGAGCATCTCGGACCGTTCGCGCGGGGCCGCCAACAGCGCGCCGACGCGCAGGCGGCGGCCGAGCTGCTGGCCGCCTACCGGGCGGAGGTCGCGGGGCCGGCCCGCACCTGCTGTCTCACCGCGGTTCGCGGTTCGATCTACGCGCTCGCGTCGAAGCCGGACACCAGCGCTCTGGAGCCGATCCGCCGGATGTCCGAGCAGTGGTGGGATGCGGCCGACGACTGGGAGCGGTCGGTCGCGGTGGTGGCCCGGGCCGCCGCCCGGAACCCGGCGGACCGCGCGCTGCTGCTCAGCCGGGTCGACCTCGCCGACCCGAACGTCGCGACGGCCGCCATCAGCGGACTGGCCGGGCCCGGCGACGACGCGGAGATCAGCCTGCTCCGGCAGGTGGTGAGCGGCATCGAGCCGCGACTGCGCTGGACCCGGCGTGAGGCGGTGCGGCGCCTGCGGGCCATCGGCGGTCCGGCGGCCGAGGCAGCGCTGCGGGACCGTCCTCTGGATCCGGTCGACCCGCCGTGGCGCGACGACCGGGGCTGGCTCGCCGCGAACCGCGACCGCGCCCTGCCCCTCCTTCTGGAACAGGTCACCGAGCAACTGTGGTGGCACGAGGGGCCGTTCGCGCTGGGTGAGCTGCGAGCCGTCGAGGCCGTGCCCACACTGTCCCGGATGGCGCAGGCGGGATCCGCGCAGATCTCGTCCATCGAGGCACTGGGCAAGATCGGCTCCCGCGACGCCGTACCCACGCTCATCGACCTGGCGGGCCACACCGACCCCGAGGTCCGCGACCACGCGCTGCGGGCGCTGGATCGGATCGGCGGCCCCGAGGTCACCGCCGTCGCTGTCACGGCCTGCGATGATCCGGATCCGGTGGTCCGGGACCGCGCGGCCCGGGTCCTGGCCCGGCACGGCGACGAGCGGGCGGTGACCGCGCTGATCCGGCTGTGCGACACCGTTCACGTCGGCCGGGCCGCGGCGGCACTGGGCCGGATCGGCGACCCCCGGGCGGTGCCGACCCTGTGGCAGGTGTTCCGGACCTCCCCGGGCCGCCGCGCCCGGCATGCCGCGGGCCGCTCACTGGCCGCGATCGACGGGCCGAAGCAGTACCTGTACCTGGCGGGATCGGACGTCCATGTCCGGCGCGCCTATTTCTGGCTGCTCGGCCGCAAGCCCGACTGGAAACCACAGAAAGAGCTGCTGGAGGCGCTCACCGACAGTGATCCGATCACCCGCGTGAACGCCATCGGCGCGTTGGCCCGGCTCGGCGACCGAGCCGCCGCCGAGCCGGTGCGGGAGCTTCGTGACGACCCCGATCCGCGGGTCCGCGCGGCGGCCGGAGCGGCGTCACATCAGCTCAGGCGACACTTCGGCATCTGCTGA